The following are encoded together in the Spiroplasma apis B31 genome:
- the trmFO gene encoding methylenetetrahydrofolate--tRNA-(uracil(54)-C(5))-methyltransferase (FADH(2)-oxidizing) TrmFO produces the protein MGVIIVGAGLAGCEAALQLANRGIKVKLYEKKKTKKNEIQKSDFFAELVCSNTFRSMSTQNAVGILKKELELFNSFILDCAYKTAIPSDDALAVDREAFSLLVEKLIRENENIDIIEEEFKEFDEKIITLVTCGPLITPEFQNKINELIGNQKLFYLDASSPIIEKNSIDFSKVYYKSRHGDDKSYICIPLDEKEFEAFHSKLVDADVVKLKDFEKEIYFTGCQPIEQLAKVSKKNLLNGPMSPNNLENNKGVKPYAVVQLRKDDAMDNLYNMVGFQTNITWSEQQRIFSSLPGLENASFKRFGVMHKNNYINSPKILNKKLQVMRRKNIFFAGQITGVEGYIESFSSAIVASLGIISTIKKTKFLEIPSETILGSLINYITNPKIKKLKPMKANLGIIKQDFGIFPTKEEKINFIYDRSIKVLKQYLKQVEVNLKV, from the coding sequence ATGGGAGTCATTATTGTAGGAGCTGGACTTGCGGGGTGTGAAGCAGCATTACAACTAGCTAATAGAGGAATTAAAGTTAAACTTTATGAAAAGAAAAAAACAAAGAAAAATGAAATACAAAAAAGTGATTTTTTTGCAGAGTTAGTTTGTTCAAATACATTTAGAAGTATGTCAACTCAAAACGCGGTTGGGATTTTAAAAAAAGAGTTAGAATTATTTAACTCCTTTATTTTAGATTGTGCATACAAAACTGCAATACCTTCTGACGATGCTTTGGCAGTTGATAGAGAAGCATTCTCTTTATTAGTTGAAAAACTAATCAGAGAAAATGAAAATATTGATATCATAGAAGAAGAGTTTAAAGAGTTTGATGAAAAAATCATTACTCTAGTAACTTGCGGTCCTTTGATAACTCCTGAGTTTCAAAATAAGATAAATGAGTTAATTGGTAATCAAAAACTATTCTACTTAGATGCTTCTTCACCAATCATAGAAAAAAACTCTATCGATTTTTCAAAAGTTTATTACAAATCAAGACATGGTGATGATAAAAGTTATATTTGTATACCATTAGATGAGAAAGAGTTTGAAGCATTCCATTCAAAGTTAGTTGATGCAGATGTAGTAAAACTAAAAGACTTTGAAAAAGAGATCTATTTTACTGGTTGTCAACCAATTGAACAATTAGCAAAAGTATCAAAAAAAAATTTATTGAATGGTCCGATGTCGCCAAATAATTTAGAAAATAATAAAGGTGTTAAACCATACGCAGTAGTTCAATTAAGAAAAGATGATGCAATGGATAATCTTTATAATATGGTTGGATTTCAAACTAACATAACATGATCAGAACAACAAAGAATATTCTCATCTTTACCGGGATTAGAAAATGCTTCTTTCAAAAGATTCGGAGTCATGCATAAAAATAATTATATTAATTCACCAAAAATTTTAAATAAAAAACTACAAGTTATGAGAAGAAAAAATATATTCTTTGCAGGTCAAATAACAGGTGTTGAAGGTTATATAGAATCCTTTTCATCTGCAATTGTAGCATCGTTGGGCATTATTAGTACGATTAAAAAAACTAAGTTTTTAGAAATACCGAGCGAAACTATTTTAGGTTCATTAATAAATTATATTACTAACCCAAAGATAAAAAAGTTAAAACCAATGAAAGCAAATTTAGGAATAATAAAACAAGATTTCGGTATCTTCCCTACTAAAGAAGAAAAAATTAACTTTATTTATGACAGAAGTATAAAAGTCTTAAAACAATATTTAAAACAAGTTGAAGTAAATTTAAAAGTATAA
- the proS gene encoding proline--tRNA ligase, producing the protein MTQKIEKITPRDENFSQWYTDVVRNAGLIDYGPVKGTMIFKPYGYAIWENIQNILDKEFKKVGVNNVYFPLLIPASLFNKEKDHIDGFAPEVATVTKVGDKQLAEDLYIRPTSEVLMAEHFAKEVKSYRDLPLIYNQWVNVMRWEKTTRPFLRTSEFLWQEGHTVHSSSDEARDFTLKILDIYKKFATEVLLLPVISGRKTEKEKFAGAKETYTIESLMHDGQSLQAGTSHFFADNFAKAFDIKFQNKNQEEEFAYSSSWGVSTRLIGAIIMTHSDDYGLVIPSKISPVQVQIININNSEEVESRSNAIFEELSQSYRVYIDRSEKSFGYKISEAEIRGVPIRIEVGPRDLANGVVTVSRRDIKSKVSIKFDDIKSYIDEQIVEFDRNIYQIALDNRINRTSKADSITEYQDILNTKQGFVLVPFCGDITCENDIKEKTQTNSRCIPDDVEQVKSNCFNCKKESNYMVYFARSY; encoded by the coding sequence ATGACCCAAAAAATTGAAAAAATAACCCCAAGAGATGAAAACTTCTCCCAATGATATACTGATGTAGTAAGAAATGCTGGTTTGATAGACTATGGACCAGTTAAAGGAACCATGATATTCAAACCTTATGGTTACGCAATTTGAGAAAACATACAAAATATATTAGATAAAGAATTTAAAAAAGTAGGAGTAAATAATGTTTACTTCCCATTATTGATACCAGCTAGTTTATTTAACAAAGAAAAAGACCACATTGATGGTTTTGCTCCTGAGGTTGCTACCGTAACTAAAGTAGGGGACAAACAATTAGCAGAAGATTTATATATCAGACCAACAAGTGAAGTTTTAATGGCAGAACATTTTGCTAAAGAAGTAAAATCTTATCGTGATCTTCCATTGATTTATAATCAATGAGTAAATGTTATGCGCTGAGAAAAAACTACAAGACCTTTTCTAAGAACTAGTGAGTTTTTATGACAAGAAGGACATACTGTTCACTCAAGTAGTGATGAAGCAAGAGATTTCACATTAAAGATTCTTGATATATATAAAAAGTTTGCGACAGAGGTTTTGTTATTGCCAGTTATAAGTGGTAGAAAAACAGAGAAAGAAAAGTTCGCGGGTGCTAAAGAAACGTATACTATTGAATCTCTTATGCACGATGGGCAATCACTTCAGGCTGGTACTAGTCATTTTTTTGCAGATAACTTTGCAAAAGCATTTGACATTAAATTCCAAAACAAAAATCAAGAAGAAGAGTTTGCATATTCATCAAGTTGAGGAGTTTCAACAAGACTTATAGGTGCAATAATAATGACACACTCAGATGACTATGGTCTTGTTATTCCGTCAAAAATATCTCCTGTACAAGTACAAATAATAAATATAAATAACTCTGAGGAAGTTGAATCTAGATCAAACGCTATATTTGAAGAGTTATCACAAAGCTATCGTGTTTATATTGACAGGTCAGAAAAAAGTTTTGGTTACAAAATCTCTGAGGCAGAAATTAGGGGTGTGCCAATAAGAATTGAAGTTGGTCCAAGAGATTTAGCAAATGGAGTAGTGACAGTTTCAAGAAGAGATATTAAATCAAAAGTGAGTATTAAGTTTGATGACATCAAAAGTTATATTGATGAACAAATTGTGGAGTTTGACAGAAACATTTATCAAATAGCTTTAGATAATAGAATCAATAGAACATCAAAAGCAGATTCTATTACAGAGTATCAAGATATTTTAAATACAAAACAAGGTTTTGTGTTAGTTCCGTTTTGCGGTGATATCACTTGTGAAAATGATATTAAAGAAAAAACACAAACCAACTCAAGATGTATACCCGATGATGTTGAACAAGTTAAATCAAATTGCTTTAACTGTAAAAAGGAATCAAATTATATGGTTTATTTTGCGAGGTCATATTAA
- a CDS encoding glycerophosphodiester phosphodiesterase: MLVAHRGFRSINGENRMVDFENALKYCKAVEFDIRITKDKKIIIFHDHNFSRIGDCKERVKSLTYEEIKNIDFFKNNKEFLPPLFIEDFVDKLAFKYSMINVEIKPDRYSIQDFHIINEALLILRKKTQAEIIVSSFGVSCLEFINKLPVEFKKAYLAVGLGNIDYSLLKNFDYLNLCITTLKQKKNISIIKQINMPLNIWTFKNNEEVKLMISYYGLDLIHSFISDVSDLDVDI, translated from the coding sequence ATGTTAGTTGCACATAGAGGTTTTAGATCAATAAATGGTGAGAATCGAATGGTTGATTTCGAAAACGCATTGAAGTATTGCAAGGCTGTTGAGTTCGATATTCGCATCACAAAAGATAAAAAAATAATAATATTTCATGATCACAATTTTTCAAGAATAGGAGATTGTAAAGAAAGGGTAAAGTCGTTAACCTATGAAGAAATAAAAAATATAGACTTTTTTAAAAATAATAAAGAATTTTTACCACCATTATTTATAGAAGATTTTGTTGATAAATTAGCTTTCAAGTATTCAATGATTAATGTTGAAATAAAACCTGATAGGTATAGCATTCAAGACTTTCACATAATAAATGAAGCTCTTTTGATTTTGAGAAAAAAAACACAAGCAGAAATTATCGTATCGTCTTTTGGAGTTTCTTGTTTGGAGTTTATAAATAAACTTCCAGTCGAATTTAAAAAAGCTTATTTAGCGGTAGGCTTAGGAAATATTGATTACTCCCTTTTAAAAAATTTTGATTATCTTAATTTGTGTATAACAACATTAAAACAAAAGAAAAATATCTCAATCATAAAACAAATTAATATGCCATTGAATATATGAACTTTTAAAAATAATGAGGAAGTTAAGCTGATGATTAGTTATTATGGTTTAGATCTTATTCATAGTTTTATTAGCGATGTATCAGACTTAGATGTTGATATTTAA
- a CDS encoding MFS transporter, with product MKNKVINNTNKISRKTVGIISILALADVLVMAAPFYLKNVMSSVLIAQSLGIQASEFSQATSIYGYVSLLSYFVGGYFADKISLKKLTLIGLFTSGLVGIWYGFIPFISSGKLVQVYVIFSLWSFITCFIFWSALWKLLSEQGTPEQNGKLNGVHGSLNGLIGCFVIGLAYLLFWLFSSVWKDSLGSWAFSGLVFVLCVLIFMNCILLYFFVPEIKKDKIAQSNQFDIKSFSSVLKNYKIWLVTLLIMGVYMYQSGLSVFVTFIQDALGVTAIIVIILGVCRTYLFRFLFSTSAGKIADKSQKYILFIIIGLIIASILCITATLLPGFTSESFNNMSKGIKIAIQVIVSGLYLMLGITCWALVTNRWATIYEINIDHKHYALSVGFISFIAFSPDAWFWQLDSIMLKNLGTEAGYSTNKLANQASLLIITIIGLIATLAGVLLLICLKKERKKINDTQRQQSNVKLDL from the coding sequence ATGAAAAACAAAGTAATTAATAATACAAATAAAATTAGTAGAAAAACAGTTGGTATAATATCCATTCTAGCCCTTGCGGATGTTTTGGTTATGGCTGCACCTTTCTATTTGAAAAACGTTATGTCCTCTGTGTTGATCGCACAGTCCTTAGGGATTCAAGCTTCGGAGTTTTCACAGGCAACATCGATTTATGGTTACGTATCATTACTTAGTTATTTTGTAGGTGGTTATTTCGCGGATAAAATAAGTTTGAAAAAGTTAACCTTAATAGGTCTTTTCACGAGTGGACTTGTTGGTATTTGATACGGATTTATACCCTTTATAAGTTCTGGAAAACTAGTACAGGTATATGTTATTTTCTCCTTATGAAGTTTTATAACTTGTTTTATATTTTGAAGTGCTTTATGAAAGTTGTTATCTGAACAAGGAACACCAGAACAAAATGGAAAGCTTAATGGTGTACATGGTAGCTTAAACGGTTTAATTGGTTGTTTTGTTATTGGTTTAGCATATCTATTATTTTGACTATTTAGCTCAGTTTGAAAAGATAGCTTAGGAAGTTGAGCATTCTCGGGTTTAGTATTTGTACTTTGTGTTTTAATATTTATGAATTGTATATTATTGTACTTTTTTGTGCCTGAAATAAAAAAGGATAAGATTGCTCAAAGTAACCAATTTGATATAAAAAGTTTTTCGAGTGTTTTGAAAAATTACAAAATTTGACTAGTGACACTTCTTATTATGGGTGTCTATATGTATCAATCTGGTTTAAGTGTGTTTGTAACCTTCATTCAAGATGCACTAGGTGTGACAGCGATAATAGTAATAATTCTTGGGGTTTGTAGAACCTACTTGTTTAGATTTCTTTTCTCAACATCCGCTGGTAAAATTGCTGACAAAAGTCAAAAATACATTCTATTTATCATCATAGGATTAATAATTGCATCGATATTATGTATTACAGCAACATTACTTCCCGGTTTTACATCAGAGTCCTTTAATAATATGTCTAAAGGAATCAAAATTGCTATACAAGTAATTGTAAGTGGTCTTTATTTAATGCTTGGGATAACTTGTTGAGCATTAGTAACAAATAGATGAGCTACAATTTATGAGATAAACATAGATCATAAACATTACGCTCTTTCTGTTGGATTTATATCATTTATAGCTTTCTCACCTGATGCTTGGTTTTGACAACTAGACTCAATTATGCTTAAAAATTTAGGGACTGAGGCTGGTTACTCAACTAATAAACTAGCTAATCAGGCAAGTCTATTAATAATCACAATTATTGGTTTGATTGCCACATTAGCTGGTGTCTTACTTCTAATATGTTTGAAAAAAGAGAGAAAAAAAATCAATGATACTCAAAGACAACAATCAAATGTCAAATTAGATTTATAG
- a CDS encoding DUF402 domain-containing protein: MNKVKPGQSVLVHAYKHNGSLYRCWESVKVLEANDDRIILINEEVLITELSGRKWKTNEPAIWVFYKKNWYNVICMFKERGINYYCNLASPYIIEENTIKYIDYDLDIKVFNDGSFKILDLKEFNRNRLAFNYSRSIIEVVWETVDVLKKKIKAKKDEFDHDYVKGLWSEYENKWKK, from the coding sequence ATGAATAAAGTAAAACCAGGACAATCAGTTCTTGTTCATGCATATAAGCATAATGGAAGTTTATATAGATGTTGGGAGAGTGTAAAAGTTCTCGAAGCCAATGATGACCGTATTATTTTAATTAACGAAGAAGTTTTAATTACTGAGTTAAGTGGTAGGAAATGAAAAACAAACGAACCAGCAATTTGAGTTTTCTATAAAAAAAATTGGTACAATGTAATATGTATGTTTAAAGAGCGCGGAATTAATTACTACTGTAATTTAGCATCACCGTATATTATCGAAGAAAATACAATTAAGTACATTGATTATGACTTAGATATAAAAGTTTTTAATGATGGAAGTTTTAAAATTTTAGATTTAAAGGAATTCAATAGAAATCGTTTAGCATTTAACTATTCACGTTCTATTATAGAAGTGGTTTGAGAAACAGTTGATGTTCTTAAGAAAAAAATCAAAGCTAAAAAAGATGAATTTGATCACGATTATGTCAAAGGATTGTGATCAGAGTACGAAAATAAATGAAAAAAATAA
- a CDS encoding ABC transporter permease yields MNKINFYIFKVNFKNIIFNKVFITMFFIFISLSMVMELISFANYFDLSNKYITDVDHLFNSVFFFKKIFDVVFLSVIFIYITSLLFSRDIKEGKTDLEMKGGIGVFQTFIQRCTIILFCIVIVVVSNFILQSILTFTISNLFIESKLKLISFLGYQFLIVFLISTFTFLTLMIMDNKFALCLMGIIACVVSVSHVIGSTVYTKNSELYNYETNYFTLYKRNDFYKKITQDENFKDIFTRFEEVYDYTKQDEKIKQYQFGNYEYILNNERKLSERLFGKNYIDFIDYLNQVFSEHYKEFRNYDDRGFKIDDTYVYNYRRGYNPLYIRTRNPLYVILNKIIKLSSDVKYLNFLNILKDYSNDYLAFMDFYSSNGSYDSRSDFDHFIKTRYFESTLKSYKTPDQLDLYYFISSIFFTITNSNINFRKNFEEGKIEELTPPKESLELLKKVAKYNPFNQLSQLQFGNYYSQNYKYYYDTFSFSSKQKNFESPIMPLQYKYLKKSSNTEGPYKIGELEEVTVEPINYTYLYFMYLLILTIVWTLTYFRYKRIFKN; encoded by the coding sequence ATGAATAAAATAAATTTTTATATTTTTAAAGTTAACTTCAAAAACATCATTTTCAATAAAGTGTTTATAACAATGTTTTTCATTTTTATTTCATTATCGATGGTTATGGAACTAATATCATTTGCCAATTATTTTGACCTTAGTAATAAATATATAACAGATGTTGACCATTTATTTAATTCTGTATTCTTTTTCAAAAAGATATTTGACGTAGTATTTTTATCTGTAATTTTTATTTATATAACGTCATTACTTTTTTCGAGAGATATAAAAGAAGGAAAAACCGACTTGGAGATGAAGGGTGGAATCGGGGTTTTTCAAACTTTCATTCAAAGATGTACAATAATTTTATTTTGTATTGTTATTGTTGTTGTATCTAATTTTATCTTGCAAAGTATCTTGACATTCACAATAAGTAATTTATTTATTGAGTCAAAACTAAAACTAATAAGTTTTCTAGGTTATCAGTTTTTGATTGTATTTTTAATCTCAACTTTCACATTCTTGACATTAATGATTATGGATAATAAGTTTGCACTTTGTTTGATGGGAATAATAGCATGTGTAGTTTCAGTATCACATGTTATAGGAAGTACTGTTTATACAAAAAATAGCGAGCTGTATAACTATGAAACAAATTATTTTACTCTTTATAAACGTAATGATTTTTATAAAAAAATTACACAAGATGAAAACTTTAAAGACATTTTCACTAGGTTTGAAGAAGTTTATGATTACACTAAACAAGATGAAAAAATTAAGCAATATCAGTTTGGTAATTATGAATATATTTTAAATAATGAGCGCAAATTATCAGAAAGACTTTTTGGAAAAAACTATATAGATTTCATTGATTATCTTAATCAAGTATTTTCTGAACATTATAAAGAGTTCAGAAACTATGATGATAGAGGTTTTAAAATTGATGATACCTATGTTTATAATTATAGAAGGGGTTATAACCCACTTTATATAAGAACTAGAAATCCATTATATGTAATACTAAATAAAATAATTAAATTATCTAGTGATGTTAAATATCTGAACTTTTTAAATATTCTAAAAGATTACTCGAATGATTATTTAGCTTTTATGGACTTTTATAGTAGTAATGGGTCATATGACTCTCGTAGCGACTTCGACCATTTCATAAAAACAAGATATTTCGAAAGTACATTGAAAAGCTATAAGACTCCTGATCAATTGGATCTTTATTATTTTATTTCATCTATTTTTTTCACCATAACAAATAGTAATATCAATTTTCGAAAAAACTTTGAAGAAGGTAAAATAGAAGAATTGACACCTCCAAAAGAGTCATTAGAACTATTGAAAAAGGTTGCTAAATACAACCCTTTCAATCAGTTATCACAATTACAGTTTGGTAATTATTACAGTCAAAATTATAAATACTACTATGATACATTTTCGTTTTCATCAAAACAAAAAAACTTTGAAAGTCCTATTATGCCATTGCAATATAAATATTTGAAGAAATCATCAAATACAGAGGGTCCCTATAAAATAGGAGAACTTGAGGAA